From Camelina sativa cultivar DH55 chromosome 20, Cs, whole genome shotgun sequence, the proteins below share one genomic window:
- the LOC104769170 gene encoding U-box domain-containing protein 28-like — protein sequence MRSDDLYITTVPCFFQCPISLDLMNSPVSLSTGVTYDRVSIQRWLDGGNNTCPATMQILQNKDFVPNLTLHRLIDLWSDSNHRHNGSHSPESHTPTKDEINDAIDRVGDSDRDGLLSMILRFASGSDENREFLAGKDGFVEMLVDLISQLDSTNFSDSKLHLVGEAVKILSMIRRKIFDRRRLSNLILTNGGDFLTSLSLLIKNADPKLKIECSAVLEFIAVDAESKLLIAERDEIITEVMNSISSSTSDPTLTEASLSLLIAIASSKRVKLALIGEKKLVTKLTSLLTDPTTSVLATERCLKLLESVSSCKEGRSEICDGVCVETVVKRLMKVSTAATDHAVTVLWSVCYLFKETKAQDSVIITNGVTKILLLLQSNCSLTVRRMLTDLLKVFKVNSRSCLSVYETKTTHIMPF from the coding sequence atgaggaGCGATGATCTTTACATCACCACCGTTCCTTGTTTCTTCCAATGTCCAATCTCACTCGACCTTATGAATTCTCCGGTGAGTCTATCCACCGGGGTTACTTACGACCGAGTTAGTATCCAGCGTTGGCTCGATGGTGGCAACAACACTTGTCCCGCCACGATGCAGATTCTTCAAAACAAAGACTTCGTACCTAACCTAACTCTCCACCGCCTCATCGATCTCTGGTCCGACTCCAACCACCGTCATAACGGTTCTCACTCACCAGAATCCCATACTCCGACGAAAGACGAAATTAACGATGCAATCGATCGAGTCGGTGATAGTGATCGCGACGGGTTGTTGTCAATGATCCTCCGATTCGCGAGTGGTTCTGACGAGAACAGAGAGTTTCTCGCCGGAAAAGATGGTTTCGTTGAGATGCTTGTGGATCTCATTAGCCAATTAGATTCCACAAACTTCTCCGACTCCAAATTACACCTCGTCGGAGAGGCGGTGAAGATTCTGAGCATGATCCGTCGTAAAATCTTCGACCGGAGACGGTTATCGAATCTGATCTTAACCAACGGTGGAGATTTCTTGACGTCTTTATCTCTATTAATTAAAAACGCGGATCCAAAACTAAAGATCGAATGCTCCGCCGTGCTTGAGTTTATCGCCGTCGACGCCGAGTCAAAGCTCTTAATCGCCGAGAGAGACGAAATCATCACCGAGGTTATGAACTCGATAAGCTCATCAACCTCCGATCCAACCTTAACCGAAGCGAGCTTATCGTTATTAATCGCGATCGCGTCTTCAAAACGCGTGAAACTCGCGTTAATCGGAGAGAAGAAGCTAGTCACGAAGCTCACGAGTTTGTTAACGGATCCGACGACGAGCGTTTTAGCGACGGAGAGATGCTTAAAGCTTCTCGAATCTGTTTCGTCATGTAAAGAAGGTCGATCGGAGATTTGTGATGGTGTGTGTGTGGAGACGGTGGTGAAGAGGCTGATGAAAGTGTCGACGGCGGCGACTGATCACGCCGTCACGGTTTTGTGGAGCGTCTGTTATCTTTTTAAGGAAACGAAGGCGCAAGATTCCGTTATTATAACTAACGGCGTTACTAAGATACTGTTACTTTTACAGAGCAATTGCTCACTTACCGTTAGGCGTATGCTTACGGATCTTCTTAAGGTGTTTAAGGTGAATTCCAGATCTTGTCTTTCGGTATACGAAACCAAAACGACACATATTATGccgttttga
- the LOC104769171 gene encoding protein IDA-LIKE 3-like, with the protein MSSRYCRSRTYHQLRRTIPILVLLLVLLSCCNGARTTNVFNTSSPPKQKDDVVSPPHQAHRQVQDHKSMQFLGSLPRQFPVPASGPSRKHNEIGLSSTTTTRSSP; encoded by the coding sequence ATGTCTTCTCGATACTGCAGATCAAGAACATATCATCAACTCAGAAGAACAATCCctattcttgttcttcttcttgtcctttTGAGTTGCTGCAATGGAGCAAGAACCACGAACGTGTTCAACACGAGCTCGCCACCCAAACAAAAGGATGACGTCGTTTCGCCACCTCATCAAGCTCATCGTCAAGTACAAGATCACAAAAGTATGCAGTTCTTGGGGTCCTTGCCACGTCAGTTTCCGGTTCCAGCTTCTGGTCCTTCCAGAAAACATAACGAGATCGGTTTGAGTAGTACTACGACGACTCGGTCCTCTCCTTGA